In the Triticum aestivum cultivar Chinese Spring chromosome 2B, IWGSC CS RefSeq v2.1, whole genome shotgun sequence genome, AATTTCCAATCAACTAACTGATCATCCTCTTTATATTTATTAGCTATGATGTGCATGTGTAGACGGTTCCGAGGAAGGTGTGGCTAGACGAAGACAGTAAGCAGGTAAGGCAGTGGCCGATCGAGGAGATCGAGACATTGAGGAGCAAACGAGTCGTCGGCTTGCTAGGAGCGCAGGTGAATGCCGGCGGCGTGAACAAGATCGTTGGTGTGGGCGCGCAGGCTGACGTGGAGGCCATCTTCGAGATCCCATCCCTAGAAGAGGCTGAGACTTTCCAGCCCAACTGGCTGCTGGACCCCCAAAAGCTATGCGAGGAGAATGGTGCGTCCGTGCCAGGCAGGGTCGGCCCATTCGGGCTGCTCGTCATGGCCTCCAGCAACCTGCAGGAGCACACGGCCATCTTCTTCAGAGTGTTCAGACACAACCAGAAGTACAAAGTTCTCATGTGCACCGACCTCACAAGGTATGATTAGAACACAACTCCCTTAACTCAGATGGAATTTTCCGTTGTTGCAAACTCatatttttcttgttttaacttgtGTACCTTGTGTTGCGACAAAATGGGTAGATCGAGTGGGAGGGACAACGTGTACAAGCCATCGTATGGAGGGTTTGTGGACATAGACATCGAGAAGCAAGGGAGGAGCATATCTCTTAGAACATTGGTAATCAGAATTCTTTGTCAATTCTTTGCTTAGTTACATGCATCAAATGAATATCTTGTAATTTCATTCGCTTCTCCCAACAAATAGATTGACCATTCGGTAGTGGAGAGCTTTGGAGGCGGGGGCCGGACATGCATCACGGCACGGGTGTATCCTGAGCATGCGGAGAACAAAAATAGCCATGTATTTGTGTTCAATAATGGGAGCAGACTCGTGAAGGTGTCCAAGCTCGAGGCATGGAGGCTGGCGATGGCTTCAGTAAACGTCGTGCATGGCGGGTGACTCCCTTAAGTGTAAAGTTAAAACCGACTCGATTTGTGGAGGAACTACGCACTAGTTTAATATGTAGAAGCGAGGCTCAAGTCATGACCGACTAGACCACCACCTCATAGTGCGAGCCAGTAAGACCCAGATCATTTCTCCCTAAAAAGTAAGGGGTTATTGTAGCATTTTCAATGTGAAAATAATGCGTGTCAAACAATTGGGGAGCTTCCATTCGCTCAAGCTATTATTGTACGGAGGTAGTACTTTACTAGAAAATTTCCTGAATttgactcgatgttactgctgaactTATTCTCACTTTGGCTACTCTAAACTTGAGGGATTATCTTTCACCTTTTTCTTTTACGGGTAATCAAGGCGTTGTCTTTAACAAGATCTGCCTCCGATATTAACGACGATAGctagagatgaaatgcaaaaaataataatttattgAGTAGTTCAACATGGTATGTACGCGTTGTTTCTATATGATTGCTTTGCTTGCCAGATCGAGTAGTGTGCTTGCTTGCTTTGCTTACTTGCTCGATTAGGTGAGAAGGCGACCTCGGGAGTAGCTCACGTCCTGGACACGTGATTAGACTCGACTTTCATCCTTGTTTTTTCTTTAGATTCCCGCCTTGAATTTTTTTTCGACAGGACTGTTCACTTGTGTTGAGCCCGTCCATCGCACATGGTAACATAGTTCCGAATTGTCACCTTACGATGGTGTGCGATAGGGGCTGCATGTGCAGTCTACAGAATTTTTTTTATAAATTAAGAggataattggtttgatgccaacattTGGCATTGTCGATACTTGGCAAGCCAACAATTGGCAATATCGAAAGTTGTCAAAAATTGGCAACTTCTTGCAAATATTTGGCATTTGCCAAATGTTTGCATTCTAATTTCTGACAACAAACTAACCATGCTCTAAGTCCGCATATCGCACATGATCCTCCTAAAGCAATCAAGTGCGATTGTCCGAGAAATCACAAACAATCAGTAAGAGTTGAACGTGTGACATCTTTCGTATATCCGACACGATTAACTAGAAGAAAATGTTTACGTTCGGACAAGGTATTACGCCCGATCGTCTCATAGCAACCGTATGGGCTGGGGTCAATAGTTTGGGATGGGTCCATCCATCATACACGAGGCGATGCCAAAATTGTATGGGTTACTTCATCCATCGCACACGTTGCCAAGACGACTCGCGTGTGGTGGTTCGTCCATCCACATGCTTAGTTTATAGCAATCGCATGTGTTCCATGTGGTCATTACGCACACATCTTCTTGCGGGACCGTGTGCAATGACCGAATCATTTTTGGCGCGAAAATCGACGGGCCCTCTTTGGCAAAGACTCGGCTGTGTTCTcgtcgcttcgtcgtcctcatcgcctcggttcccgcgggggaattaatgccaaagctgccgcgcgctgccgcgccggtcagcctccattgatgcctcacgggcggcgcagtgaaggcggggcgacgcgcgtccctcgcccgccacgcatACACATGACGGACACGCGGGCGCCGCCTATATAAGTCGCCCCCTCCCGCACCGGTGAGCCACGCACAGACCTTACTCTCCACCGCCGACGCCCCCATTCCTCCCTCTCTTCTCGACATTCACCCAATGGCTGAGCGCTACCCAGGCGATGGCGCGGTGGTGAATGGTTTCGGCCaccgccaccttcacgaggacgaagctcggcttctctatgaggccgagtacccggccccgccggacatgcgggtgcctgGGGCGTGGAGGATAAGCGCCGGCGGGTCCCGGTGCCATCGCCGCCCACCGGGGCGGCGCATCGTGCGGAGATCGTCCGTATCCGTGCCTCTCTGCCGCAGGTGGCGAGGGAAGGGCCAAGGTACACCCCCGACAGCACGATGTGGGAGCCGTACTTCCGTCGCCGCCACACaaagcagctcgaggccaccaacgccGTCATGCCCTCCGGGAGGCTCAACACCGACGGGCgccgccgatggtggggcgtgcccgtccgcacgctggaggccgtcctcgagtacatcgagggcggcaacaccccgaggctggagtaccccgctccccTTACCTTCTCCCGACGGCGTGGGAGCTCGTGGAGCTGAGACGCATGGacccggcgtcctcctcctcgtacgGCCGCTCGTACggctctccctccctcctccccgtcaagccggagccccaggacacgccgatCAGTCGGCGCACCCGCAGCTGCGGCGTCCGCATCTCCGAGTCCTCCCCCACCTCTGCCCGGCTCGTCAGGCCGAAGGTGGAgtccggcctccccgcggagtacgaggccaTAGCCCGGCGCAGCTTCTCCGACGAGGCCACCCTAAAATGGGCgcggacgactacctccgcgacgagatggtccagCAGCGCTGagccctggaggagatagccgcccgcCACCGTGGGCGAGAGGATGAGAACGGCgtggtgatcctcgacagcgacgaggacgaggacgcccccggaccgtccaacccgccgcgcctcGGCGACCCTGGgaaggggtgcagcagggacggcggccgcggaggaggcggccgcggcgacgatgacgacggcaACGGCGACTACACGCAATTCTACAGGCTCCTCAGCATATAGAGCTTCAGGGCAGCGGGCGGCGAGGAACTGCGAGGGCGACAGCGGGTCTAGTAGTGCTTTTTTTTCTACTTTTGCAAAATAGTTTAtgaactcgccgaagtttggttAAATTTGCGCCTTGTTTATCCGGATTTTGTTTTTCAAAAAAACGTGGGTGCGGCAACTGGGGAGCATCACACCCCCAGCACGCAGTTAGCGCCGATACGTCCTCAGGCGGTGATTTTAAGCGCCTTCTGAGGggtcaacggctggagatgctctcacgACCACCATTGCGTCCCACTTGTCATTACAAAGATGTGGATGAACCAGAGAGCCGCCAGCTCTAGGCCACGACCCATGCTTCACTTTCGCGTCAATTGCGACGTGTGGTGCAATCCAACCGCTGGTCAACTCTTCACGGCCACCGACCCTAGCTCCCACGCGTCTAGCTTGGCTTGGACATCTTTCACAGGCGGCTGCTGCCAGTCGCCGTCGCCGAAGCTCTCCAACACCGCCACCCTGTGATCGATCTGGATTATTTGTTATTCTTACACGACGTGTTAATGATCTATGCTTGCATGCTTGGCACTCACTGTGTATGTAACACAAAAGATGCTGTCTTTTTACTACTGGTGAAAGAGAGCGGTGCACTTAACCATCATCCAACCGTTGGTCTATAGAGCACTATAGCCTTTTTCCATTGGATTGGATAGTGGTAACGGTGGTTTGGGGCCGCATGTGGGAGGGACGACGATCGAGGTGATGGAATGGATTATTGGATTGTGAATAGATATGGATCGGGTCATCGGGACTGCCGCTCTTGCGTCTTGCCCAAAAATTCCTATCCCGAATATGCCCATGCGCGTGCCGCCTCAGCCAACTTTTCCACTTGACCTAATTATTCTACTGCTCTTTTCCACGTCCACGTCCATCACTTGGATCCATATGCCCATGCAGATACGTAGTATAAATTCGGCGTCTCCCCGACGACGAGAGCAGAGCAAGTGAGCAACCACCAGACGAGAGAACCAGCCGCTCTCGTCCTACACAGTACACACCGTGGTTGGCCATGCCCGGACTCCCTCTCGCCGCGTGCGTCCTCGCCTTACAACTCTGCCTTCTCCTCTCTCCGTCCAACTCCCTCCGCCGGCTGTCGGAAGCGGTCCAGCATGGCGGTGGCATCAGGCCCGCCTACCACTTCCTGCCCGCCAAGAACTGGCAGAACGGTATAGTAATGAACTAACGCTTCTCAATTCGCCGACCGAATTACGTACGGATTTAGCTGGTCGCTTTTGATAAATGAATTTGGCTAATCTGATCCACTCGTGCATGCATGGTGACTTCCGGTTGGTGCTGAGCAGATCCCAATGGTACGCGCTCTTCTCCTtctatatataggagtacatgttAGACGTTTTTTGACAGTACACTAGTGTCAAAAGTCTTACattatgaaacagagggagtactttgttTTGCCTGCCCGATCGAGTAGCTAGTGTGCTCATTGCTTCAAGATTAGGTGCGAAGAGAACGTGATTTTTGGACTCTGTTGCCATGGATCCTTGATTTTCTTTAGTTTCCCGTCTCAACTTGTCGGTAGGAACGTTGCCATCACAGGAAACTGGTAGAGGCAGAGGAAGGAAGACATCCTAAATTAGCCCATGCTTGGCCCAGCCATAGGACTATATATTTTGTGTCCAAGTGTTGCTGCCACTTGTGCACGTGTTTTGAGTTCAACGGAAAAACCAAATTTGACTCTCCACCATGCAGCAACGACCTTTGCTCTTTTCCTCTCTGCAAATCGCTCTAGCTAGTAGGCCAGCCAATGACAAAAAGGTTGTAAATGATATTATTGGGTCAGCAGGAAGCTTATTTTAGAAAACAAGGTGAATCActcggttttttttttttttgcaaccatACACATGAGAACTATCACCTCAGTTCCGAATTATAAAAAGTTTTGGATATTTAAACATGAACTACATACATACTGAAATGAGTAAACAAACATACTATATACATTCATCCACTTCCAAAAAAAGTTAGAACATTATAACTTGGAACGGAGCGAGTACATCTAAACAGAATAGAAGAAGATGAAGCACTTGCCCCACAAAAGATAACACCTACCTACCTCGTCGACGGAACCTGGTTTCATGTTGTTGAAAGAGCCTCACACAATACTTGGAAAGTTTCCCccgcagttgcatgcatgcatgcacgccacATTATTATGTTGGGAAGGATTCTTCCCGAACATACAGTTAATCATTTGCGTTGCATGTATCAACAGGGCCAATGTACCACAAGGGTGTGTACCACTTGTTCTACCAGTACAACCCGCTTGGCGCGATGTGGGGCACCGGCAACCTCTCCTGGGGTCACTCCGTCTCCCGCGATCTCGTCAACTGGGACGCCATCCACACCGCGCTCGACCCCATCGCCCCCTTCGACGCGAATGGCTGTTGGTCAGGCTCCACTACCGTTCTCCCTGGCGGCGTCCCAGCTTTGTTGTACACTGGCATCGACACTCATAAGGTGCAGGTGCAGAACGTCGCCTTCCCTAAAAACCCTGCTGACCCATTCCTCCGCGAGTGGGTGAAGCCCACCTACAACCCTGTCATCCCGCACCCGGCCGACGTCCCCAGCGACAGCTTTCGCGACCCTTCGACGGCGTGGATAGGAAGCGATGGCATGTGGCGCATCGCCGTTGCAGCCAAGGTCGGTGGCCCCATGGGTATTGCCTCCGCCCTTATCTACCGGAGCAAAGAATTACGGCGCTGGAAGCGGAATGCCTTACCGTTGTACACATCACGGTCCGCCATCATGGTCGAGTGCCCAGACCTGTTCCCAGTGGCGGGGCCGGACACGGAGGAGGGGCGGCTCGACTATGCATCCATTGCGGCGAACGGTGCTGTGAGGCACGTGCTGAAGCTGAGTGTGATGAACACGACTCAAGACTACTACGCGGTCGGCAGGTACGACGACGCGGCCGACACCTTCACACCACAGGTGGACATGGAGCGCAACATCGGCGACTGTCGAACTTGGCGTCGTATCGACTATGGCCATGTGTATGCATCCAAGTCCTTCTTTGACGCAGGGAAGAACCGGCGCGTGTTGTGGGCGTGGGCCAATGAGTCCGATAGCCAGGACGATGATATTGCAAGGGGCTGGTCCGGTGTCCAGGTGCGCTACCATCGTACCATCGTCCGGTCAATTTGCGATCAACTAGTCATCTCATTAATTGGCTACTATGTGTGCATGCATCCAGACGGTTCCGAGAAAGGTGTGGCTAGACGGCGATGGGAAGCAGCTTCGACAGTGGCCGATTGAGGAGATCGAGACGCTAAGGAGGAAACAAGTCATTGGCTTGCTTGGAGCGCAAGTGAACGTCGGAGGCATGAACGAGATCATTGGTGCAGGCGCAcaagctgacgtggaggctgtctTTGAGATCCCATCCCTGGAAGAGGCCGAGAGCTTCGATCCCAACTGGTTGTTAGACCCGCAAATGTTGTGTGCGGAGAAGGGTGCGTCCGCGCGGGGCGGGGTCGGCCCATTCGGGCTACTCGTCATGGCCTCTGGCGACTTGCGCGAGTACACATCTATCTTCTTCAGGGTGTTCAAATACGATCAGAAGTACAAAGTCCTCATGTGCACCGACCTCACAAGGTATAGAACACAACTTCCCTAATATAGATGGGGTTTCCCACTGTTGCAAAGTCAAAATTTAGTGTTTCACCTCGTATGTGTTCCAAAAAATGATGAGTAGATCGACTACGAGGGCCAATGTGTACAAGCTGTCGTACGGAGGCTTTGTGGACATGGACATTGAGGAGCACAAGAGGAGTATATCTCTTAGAACATTGGTAAAATTCTTCAATCCTTTGCTTTGTTGGACGCATCAAGTGAAATTGAGTTACAACGTGTGACTTACTTCTCTTCTTCCAACAAATAGATTGACCATTCGGTGGTAGAGAGTTTCGGAGGCGGGGGGCGCACATGCATCACGGCACGTGTTTACCCTAAGCACGTGGAGAAGAGCAATAGCCACATGTATGTGTTCAACAACGGGACGGGTGTTGTGAAGATGTCCAGGCTCGAAGCATGGAGGCTGGCAACAGCGACCATAAACGTCATCCCTGGTGGGTCATAACATCAAGTGTAAATAATTATTGTAACACTTTTCAGTGTAGGAATAATGAATGTCGAACACTTGGAGAGCTTGTAGCCAGGCGTTATATTCCATTGAGCTATATGTATATCTTATACTACTGCATACGTTTTAAACATCTACTATAGTACTTTACTGAGATACAAGATATCATGTATTTATGTAACTTCTACTTCCAATATAAATGAAAGACACTTGTAATGTGTGTGTCAAATGATAAATATTAGAGTTCTTGGCACATTAAAGTGGTAGGGAATAAAGAAACTAAAGTGGACCAGATGTTCTAGACAGCTCGCGAGTATCAAGGTGATTGTCTTTAACTCAAGCTTTTGTTTATTTTTAAAGTGGACCCTAAGCTTAGCAGGATGCCTATCCAACAGTTTGTTTGTTAGCTTGTTGGTAAAATATGTCAatgtcatcaaccaacatcttAACATACAATTATTCCAATAGGTTGTATCTAATTTGCCCAATAGGAAGAGATAATAAATAAGGTGCTCTCTTATTCTACATTCGAGCTTATACAAGGAGTGTTGGTTCACGTACATACAATCTTACTCTCTtttcttatttattgtatgacacatcatcaaaTATTTTATGTGGCAAAGTCtaccaacaactatcttacaacCGAAGATGCCCTTATCGACAACTCATGCTACTTATGACACTGTTGTCATCGATCCTTGATTTTCTTTAGTTTCACGTCTCAACTTGTCGGTAGGAGCGTTGCCATCACTGGACACTAGTAGTGGAAGGAATACATCCTAAATGGGCCCATGACTGGCCCAGTGATAGGGGTTTTTCTAGGGAAAAGTTCAATGGCAAAAGCAAATTTGACTCTCCACCTCGCAGCAACGACCATTGCCTTTTGATCTCTTCAAATCGCTCTATCTTTTTTAGAATCAACACCTCAATTATTTAATCAAAAGAGTTCAGTATCTTTGCCGATAAAACACTAAGAATAAAGTCCGGAGGTACGTGAAACGACACTTTAGAAAGTTCATGACTTGCACCCTTTTTCACTAACAAATGTGCAGCAACATTTTTTGTTCTCCACACCCATTTTACCTTAATCTCCTGACAAGTTTGCGACAATGTCTTCACTTCCTAGTGACAGGTCCCAAAGCCGACAAGTTCTTCCTTGGGTCGTTCAACATCTGCGCCACCCCCTTATTGTCCATCTCGATGAGCAGCTTCCGGATATTCATCTCGATCGCGAGCTATGCCACCTAATGACAAAAAAGTTGAATGATAAAAAAGTTGTAAATAATATCATTGGGTCAGCAAGAAgcttattttcaaaaaaaaaaggtgAATTCCTCATTTGATGTAATCATGCATGAGAACTATCACATCAGTTCCTAATTATAAGACGTTGGAGGTTGCATACCGCCGCTTGGAGATG is a window encoding:
- the LOC123047430 gene encoding fructan 6-exohydrolase-like, with product MPGLPLAACVLALQLCLLLSPSNSLRRLSEAVQHGGGIRPAYHFLPAKNWQNGPMYHKGVYHLFYQYNPLGAMWGTGNLSWGHSVSRDLVNWDAIHTALDPIAPFDANGCWSGSTTVLPGGVPALLYTGIDTHKVQVQNVAFPKNPADPFLREWVKPTYNPVIPHPADVPSDSFRDPSTAWIGSDGMWRIAVAAKVGGPMGIASALIYRSKELRRWKRNALPLYTSRSAIMVECPDLFPVAGPDTEEGRLDYASIAANGAVRHVLKLSVMNTTQDYYAVGRYDDAADTFTPQVDMERNIGDCRTWRRIDYGHVYASKSFFDAGKNRRVLWAWANESDSQDDDIARGWSGVQTVPRKVWLDGDGKQLRQWPIEEIETLRRKQVIGLLGAQVNVGGMNEIIGAGAQADVEAVFEIPSLEEAESFDPNWLLDPQMLCAEKGASARGGVGPFGLLVMASGDLREYTSIFFRVFKYDQKYKVLMCTDLTSFPSQLVGRNVAITGYYGGFVNLKMICRFSLLKVLIGVGVQDLRRYNAKNKVWRYMKPHFAKFMTHTLFG